A region of Desulfolithobacter dissulfuricans DNA encodes the following proteins:
- the pyrH gene encoding UMP kinase, giving the protein MKYNRILLKISGEALMGEDCFGISPEMIQFVASEIKQVHSQGVQLGLVIGAGNIFRGMAGAASGMDRANADNMGMLATVMNALAMQDGLEQQLVPARVMSAIPMQTVCEPYIRRRALRHLEKGRVVIFAAGTGNPYFTTDTAAVLRALEINADVIMKATRVDGVYDRDPEKDPQAVRFDTLSYTRVLQENLRVMDAAGISLARDSNLPVFVFNMKKQGNIVRAAAGENIGTLITRQ; this is encoded by the coding sequence ATGAAATACAACCGTATCCTGTTGAAGATCAGCGGCGAGGCTCTCATGGGTGAAGACTGCTTCGGCATTTCACCGGAAATGATTCAGTTCGTGGCTTCGGAAATCAAGCAGGTTCACTCCCAGGGAGTTCAGCTTGGCCTGGTTATTGGCGCCGGCAACATTTTCCGCGGTATGGCCGGTGCGGCCTCGGGCATGGACCGGGCCAATGCCGATAACATGGGCATGCTGGCCACGGTGATGAATGCCCTGGCCATGCAGGATGGTCTGGAGCAGCAGCTGGTGCCGGCCCGGGTCATGTCGGCCATTCCCATGCAGACGGTCTGTGAACCCTATATCCGCCGCCGGGCCCTGAGGCATCTTGAAAAGGGCCGGGTGGTGATCTTTGCCGCCGGAACCGGCAATCCCTATTTTACCACCGATACCGCTGCGGTCCTGCGGGCACTTGAAATCAATGCCGACGTGATCATGAAGGCAACCAGGGTGGATGGTGTCTATGACCGGGATCCGGAAAAGGATCCCCAGGCCGTGCGCTTCGACACCCTGAGTTATACCAGGGTACTGCAGGAGAACCTCAGGGTCATGGATGCGGCCGGCATATCCCTGGCCCGCGACAGCAACCTGCCTGTTTTTGTCTTCAACATGAAAAAACAGGGCAACATTGTTCGCGCGGCCGCCGGAGAGAATATCGGCACCCTGATTACCCGGCAATAA